From a single Rosa rugosa chromosome 7, drRosRugo1.1, whole genome shotgun sequence genomic region:
- the LOC133723199 gene encoding protein FAR1-RELATED SEQUENCE 5-like — translation MTEIFHKENLQIAKVHSILGGAQIGFNKRDCYNHLRNVHHRQLDGGDAQSVLTYFRKKQAENPQFFYAIQCDEDGRATNFFWVDSRSRTAYEYFGDVVTFDTTYRTNKYDMSFAPFTGVNHHWQSIQFGCALLQDETEATFLWLFETWLQAMGGRHPISIITDQDLAMKGAIAKIFPNTRHRLCLWHIKKKFVEKLSHESSEGINSFFDGFVTSTTNLREFVVKYDQALKRIIDNESDEDFETEHKFRIVNDDEFLLKDAAKLYTRNVFNKFKVQWIQIKHYKVEERECDNEWHSYLVKKRLGEHEQDFMVKIDLTTYKGSCECQNFEFVGILCRHLLKVFSRLDIETIPAHFILPRWRQEANKFRIMDSEDLVKSVGKEESEAVRLSHMYHQATKLACIAAPSKEGYTILMDALNEVSRKLPKISDQPAIIREMSVPLNQDDHTTMETSASPNRDDPCTNILSSQSLLLDTNISKTKGKKKETKSSGRIKSGVELAMETGKRSVTCLSHYFGFVFILRLNIAIAKFYML, via the exons ATGACTGAAATATTCCATAAAGAAAATTTGCAGATTGCAAAAGTTCATTCAATCCTTGGTGGTGCTCAAATTGGTTTTAACAAAAGAGATTGTTATAACCACTTAAGAAATGTTCATCATAGACAATTGGATGGAGGAGATGCTCAGTCAGTCCTCACTTACTTCAGGAAAAAGCAAGCTGAGAATCCCCAATTTTTTTATGCAATCCAATGCGACGAAGATGGAAGAGCAACTAATTTCTTTTGGGTCGACTCTCGATCACGGACAGCTTATGAATATTTTGGAGATGTGGTCACATTCGACACAACTTATAGGACAAACAAGTATGATATGTCGTTTGCGCCATTCACAGGAGTAAACCACCACTGGCAATCAATACAATTCGGCTGTGCACTTCTACAAGATGAGACGGAGGCTACCTTTTTGTGGTTATTTGAGACATGGCTACAAGCAATGGGAGGTCGTCATCCAATTTCCATTATTACTGACCAAGACTTGGCAATGAAGGGAGCAATTGCCAAGATATTTCCAAATACTCGCCATCGTTTATGCCTTTGGCATATCAAGAAGAAGTTTGTTGAGAAGCTGTCCCAT GAATCAAGTGAGGGAATTAATTCATTTTTCGATGGATTTGTTACTTCAACAACAAATCTTAGAGAATTTGTTGTTAAATATGATCAAGCACTAAAGAGGATTATAGATAATGAAAGTGATGAAGACTTTGAAACAGAACACAAGTTTCGTATCGTGAATGATGATGAATTCCTTTTGAAAGATGCAGCAAAGTTGTATACCAGAAATGTTTTCAACAAATTCAAGGTACAATGGATTCAAATTAAGCACTACAAGGTTGAAGAAAGGGAATGCGACAATGAATGGCACTCATACCTGGTGAAAAAAAGACTTGGAGAACATGAGCAAGATTTTATGGTGAAGATAGATTTGACAACATACAAGGGTTCTTGTGAGTGCCAAAACTTTGAGTTTGTTGGAATACTTTGTCGGCACTTGTTAAAAGTATTTTCACGTCTGGATATTGAAACAATACCAGCACATTTTATTCTTCCAAGATGGAGACAAGAAGCAAACAAATTTAGGATAATGGATTCTGAAGATTTGGTGAAAAGTGTTGGTAAAGAAGAATCAGAAGCTGTAAGACTTAGCCATATGTATCACCAAGCAACTAAATTGGCATGTATTGCTGCACCTTCAAAGGAGGGATACACAATATTAATGGATGCTTTAAATGAAGTATCAAGAAAATTGCCAAAAATTTCAGATCAGCCTGCTATCATTAGGGAAATGAGTGTTCCTCTAAACCAAGATGATCATACTACCATGGAAACTAGTGCTTCCCCAAATAGAGATGATCCATGTACTAATATTCTTTCTTCCCAGTCATTGCTCTTGGACACAAATATCTCTAAGACCAAAGGcaagaagaaagaaactaaGAGTTCTGGCAGAATAAAGAGTGGTGTTGAGTTGGCCATGGAGACAGGGAAAAGAAG TGTTACATGTCTGAGCCattattttggttttgtgttcatATTGCGATTGAACATAGCAATTGCAAAATTTTACATGCTTTAA
- the LOC133721822 gene encoding protein C2-DOMAIN ABA-RELATED 1-like, which translates to MENMLGLLRIHVQRGVNLAVRDMRSSDPYLIVRMGKQKLKTRVVKKSVNPEWNEQLTLSIADPNLPILVSVYDKDTFSFDDKMGDAEFEIGPFIKALKMGFQGLEDGAIISKVQMNKQNCLAEESCIIYSEGKLVQNMVLRLRNVECGEVELQLQWIDVPSSRGL; encoded by the exons ATGGAGAACATGTTGGGTCTGCTGAGAATTCATGTCCAAAGAGGAGTGAACCTTGCCGTCAGAGACATGAGAAGCAGCGACCCTTATCTCATTGTCAGAATGGGCAAGCAG AAGCTAAAGACTCGTGTAGTGAAGAAGAGCGTGAATCCTGAGTGGAATGAACAATTGACTCTTTCAATTGCTGATCCAAATCTTCCAATCCTGGTCTCTGTGTATGACAAGGATACATTTAGTTTTGATGACAAAATGGGGGATGCAGAGTTTGAGATTGGTCCATTCATTAAAGCCTTGAAGATGGGTTTCCAAGGCCTTGAAGATGGAGCCATAATTTCTAAAGTGCAGATGAACAAGCAAAACTGTCTAGCTGAAGAGAGCTGCATTATTTACTCCGAAGGCAAACTTGTACAGAACATGGTTCTCAGACTCAGAAATGTCGAGTGCGGGGAAGTGGAACTCCAATTGCAGTGGATTGATGTACCTAGTTCTAGGGGTCTGTAG